The genomic DNA CCCGATCGCCTCACTTTTTTCTCCCCCTCAATTTCCGTCCTAATTTTCGGTCTCAAATTTCTGTTTCAAATTCTCGTCCTAATTTCCCGTCCTAATTTCCTGCCTCAAATTCCCTTCATTAATTCCTCGTGCCAGAGCGGATACTGCCCTTGGATTCAATTTCTGTAACCCTATCTCTCCAACTGTGGAACCCGAATTACAGTAGCGGAGGTCAAAGGTCAAAAGGCTTCTTTGCATTTTCTGGAGTGTTATCGCTATGCGTTCCTCATCTGCACCCCGTCTAGTTTCGATCGCCTGCCTCACCGCTCTGCTGATCTCCACTCACTCTCCCCTCTCCCTTGCCTCCCTCCCCGTCTCCCCATCTCCTCATTTCCTTATTGCCTCGTCCACTCGCCCCCTCACTCCCTCCCCCCCTTCCCTCACTTCCCCTTCTCTTATTGCCCAATCCCCCCATTCCTCGCTGCCCCGATCGGTTAATATCCGGGTTCGACGCACGATCGCCCGCGAAACTCAAATTCCGGCATCCCGTTTACGGATTGTTGCTGCCACCCAGGAAACCTGGCGAGATGGATGTCTGGGGTTGGGCAGACCTGCGGAGGGTTGTCTGGCGGCACTGGTTCCGGGCTGGCGGGTGACGGTGAACCACGGTTCGCAAACCTGGATTTATCGCTCGGATGGTACGGGTCGATCGCTGCGGCAGGAAAGTCAGACTGGATCGAGTGCCTTATCGCAGGAGGTGGGCGATCGCGTTCTGGCAATGGCGGCACGGGAGTCGGGGATTGCGGTGGAGCGGCTGCGAATTACCCAGGCGGAGGAGAAAACCTGGGATGGCTGTCTGGGCATTGAAACGGGGGTGGCAATGTGTCCGCAGATTGCAATTTTTGGCTGGCGTCTGGTGGTGACGGGCAATGGTAAAAGCTGGGTGTATCACTCGAATGGCGATGGCTCGGAGGTGCGGCTCAATCGCTTTGCGACAACGACGCTGGAGGGGTTGCGTTTCTTCTCGGATTTGACGGCTCCGCTGGAGGATCAGGTGTTGTTTCGTTCGACGGCTAGCGGCGGCATTGCTGGATACACCTATGAAACCGTGCTGATGAAAAGTGGTCAGGTGATGCGATCGCTCCTGCAAGCAGATGAGGCAACGTTTCCGCCCCGACTGCATCGGGTATCAAAGGCGCAGGTTGAAGCGTTTGAAAAGCTGCTGCAACATTTTCGTTTGTTCGATCGCCTCAGCTATACGACACCGCAGCCCGTCCCGGATGCGATTATGGTCACGCTTACCAGTCCAGTGGGAACCACTCAATATAGTGATGCCGTTGCCGATCAGCTTCCTCCAGATCTCCAGGCCATTGTTGAGGCTTGGGGGGCGATCGCTGATAATCGCTGAGTGGGTCGATCACTTTGTGCTGCCGCCGAAGGTGAGTCGGGTGCGCGGAGGGGCGGGTGTTTTGGCGGAGATTTCTGAGAAGCTCTTGAATTGCCTGATCATCAAGGCTTTCCGCTATTTAATCAAAATTCGCTTCCGCGCAAGTCGTCAAATCTCGGCACAGCGAGCGTTTGCAGACTTTTCCCCTGGGAAAAACCTGTTGCCACCCTATCCAGGAATGCTAAGATACGGTCAATTCGCGCGATCGAACCATGAAAACTGCATAGGTCAAGATTTTCAGCGGCACGCTATCTCAATTTAAGCTAAACCCTTTCAGGGATTGAAACCAGGCTCAGGGGTGGGAGCGGGAGCGGGTTCATCATCTCAATTTAAGCTAAACCCTTTCAGGGATTGAAACTGATGACAAAGGCACTGCACCAGAATAAACGGCACATCTCAATTTAAGCTAAACCCTTTCAGGGATTGAAACGATCGTCTGGCAAAACTTGCCTCAGGCGAGATTGAATCTCAATTTAAGCTAAACCCTTTCAGGGATTGAAACTTTAAGCGGTCCCTTCCCTCGCTGCGTTTTGATATCTCAATTTAAGCTAAACCCTTTCAGGGATTGAAACTGGCGCTAGAAATCCGTCAAAAATGGTCGAAGCCGATCTCAATTTAAGCTAAACCCTTTCAGGGATTGAAACAAACCACAGAATCACCATGCGATACTCGCCAAAGATCTCAATTTAAGCTAAACCCTTTCAGGGATTGAAACTTAGATGTGCTTAAGGCGATGTCGATGGATTGGGATCTCAATTTAAGCTAAACCCTTTCAGGGATTGAAACTAAGCCAATGACCCTGCGCCAGTTGCGCGAACGAAATCTCAATTTAAGCTAAACCCTTTCAGGGATTGAAACCTTAACGTCGAGGTAACGCACCGTCACCTTATCATCTCAATTTAAGCTAAACCCTTTCAGGGATTGAAACCCCCTGGATTTGTGAGTGCGAGGTCTGGCTCGCCCAATCTCAATTTAAGCTAAACCCTTTCAGGGATTGAAACAGACTCTTTTTGCCGTGCTGGAATGCACGCTCCTATCTCAATTTAAGCTAAACCCTTTCAGGGATTGAAACCGACGGCAGCAGCACTCGTCGAGGCAGGCAGCAGATCTCAATTTAAGCTAAACCCTTTCAGGGATTGAAACTTGAAAGCAACGATCGTCCTAGTTGCGCTTATCCATCTCAATTTAAGCTAAACCCTTTCAGGGATTGAAACACTTTACTATCTTTACGGGAAGTCAAAACGCATACATCTCAATTTAAGCTAAACCCTTTCAGGGATTGAAACTGCGTAGTTCCGGTGTCTGTGTTTTGCGTGTGGAATCTCAATTTAAGCTAAACCCTTTCAGGGATTGAAACTTCGTATCTGCCAGCACGCGCAGCCCCTCGGTTTGATCTCAATTTAAGCTAAACCCTTTCAGGGATTGAAACTAGCCTCGCACGCCTGCGGAAAATCTGCCGCAAAAAAATCTCAATTTAAGCTAAACCCTTTCAGGGATTGAACCACTACCCAGACCAGCGACATTACAGGGCTTGATTAGTTGCCTACCACGCAAATACTCAAATCTCTACAGCCGCCTCGCAGAGGATGTTTCAGCGATCGTCCAAAATCCTTGGACTAGAATTGGACTAAAATTTTTGCCCCTTTTTCGCCTATTTCAGGTCTCTCTGCTGCCGATCGAGGAGACTATCCAGACCCCCTTCATTGTAATACCCTTCGTTCTTTCGGCATGAAATAGGCAAAATATCAGGCGACCCATCAGACAACCTCACGCGATCAATCGCCTCGATTTCCCATCTCAATTTTCTATTACCTGCCATCACCAACCGACATCATTTAAGTGAATTTCAGTTGCGACTGAAAACTACATTTCTGACTCTATCAGTTTTATTTTTAGACCATTTTCCCAATCAACAAAGCCTTCATTTTAGGCTCTCTTGCAGAGTCTCCTTTCAGTTGCCTATTCCAGCAATACATCGTCCCATCACTCACAGGCAATGATCGCTCGATCAAGAAGCACAAAGCTATAAATCAACCAACGTGAAAACAAACACATCCCCTACCTGGCGCTCGCCGAAATAGTACAAGCAAGCCTTACAATTAGTACAAATGTTTGCACTTCTAATCCACCTCAAGGGTATTGGAACAAGGAAAACAGGGAATCCCCTGCATCACGCGCTCACCCGCTCCTTTACCAGCGCTCCAGGTACAGTTAATTTTGTCTTAATCTGAGTCTTACCTATCTTTTAATTAGTCCAATAATGATACTGTCAATTGTTAAATGAGTCTAAAAATAAGACGCAGTTAATTAAAGTGAGACTTATCTTGATATATGCAAGTCTCAGACTGAGGCAAAAAATCAGCGTTTTGCATAGTGCAGTGCCGTTGCCGCAGATCATCACCGGAGTGACGGATGAACCTCGATCGCCGAAACTGGATTTGCAGTTCCCCCTCATAGGTCAACGATGAGAACTGCTCCACTGTTTACTTATCTGGCAGACCATCCAGCCTTCATTCCCACGATCGCTCAATGGCTGCATCAGGAATGGCACGACTTCTATCCCTCCGAAACTGAAGCTCAAATTGCCGCAGAACTAGAAACCCATCTGAATCGCGATCGTATTCCCCTGACGATCGTTGCCCTGGAACAAAACTCATCTCATCTCGTCGGCACCATTTCCCTGATGCACGGCAAAACCGAAGCGCCGCCCGAATACGCCGAATTGTTTCCCTGGCTTGCCTCCCTGTATGTCATCCCCGAAAAGCGAGGTACAGGATTAGGTCGTCTCCTGGTGCAGCGAATTCTTCAGGAAGCCAATCGCCTCAAGCAATCCCAGGTCTATCTCTGGACAGAAATCCCAACCAGAGTTCAGACGAGCAAAGAAACAGAAGCACGAACTACAGCGCTGATTGACTGGTACACACAGCAAGGATGGCAGGCGATCGCCCAAACCAACTTCCAGCAGCAGCCCGTCCAGATCATGCGATACGATCTAAAAGCTTTTCAGGATATTTTTTAGAACAATCATTTACCTGAATTGAACCAAACAGATTAACAAAGCCAAACAGAATAACCCAAGGGACATCGCATCGGTATGGCTTACGCTAAACGGCATCTTGCATTTCTTGCCCTCGTCGCACTGGCAATCATCTGGGGCTATAACTGGGTCGTCATGAAAGTTGCCCTGCGAGATGCGCCGCCCTTTGACTTTGCCGCTTTGCGATCGTTCTTTGGGGCAATGAGTTTGTTTCTCGTTCTAATCCTCCAGCGCAAATCTCTCAAACCGCAGGTTTTCCCAGAAACCGTTTTGTTTGGACTGCTGCAAACCACGGGCGTTATTGGCCTGATTCACTGGGCGCTGGTCGGTGGGGGAGCAGGCAAAATCGCCGTTTTGAACTACACCATGCCCTTCTGGGCACTGCTATTCGCCTGGATTTTTCTCAAAGAGCGACTGCATGGCAAACAGTGGTTTAGCGTCGGGTTTGCTTTTGTTGGACTGCTCCTGGTTTTACTGCCCCTTAG from Leptolyngbya ohadii IS1 includes the following:
- a CDS encoding GNAT family N-acetyltransferase produces the protein MRTAPLFTYLADHPAFIPTIAQWLHQEWHDFYPSETEAQIAAELETHLNRDRIPLTIVALEQNSSHLVGTISLMHGKTEAPPEYAELFPWLASLYVIPEKRGTGLGRLLVQRILQEANRLKQSQVYLWTEIPTRVQTSKETEARTTALIDWYTQQGWQAIAQTNFQQQPVQIMRYDLKAFQDIF